The Acidianus manzaensis genome has a window encoding:
- a CDS encoding RNA-guided endonuclease InsQ/TnpB family protein — protein sequence MFKTKKKNKNTITLSYKYRIYPTPEVEQKLAKTMETEAKVYNSLLDYITEKKKQGIKVTQLDTQKLLKNMKEKHEVYSKALQMINNILWYNINSLSKLKKNGKKVGKLRHKKIFKIIWYNQSGFKLQGDKLYLSKIGEIKVLLHRPIRGEIKGVIIKRSKTDKWYAIFQVEQEKQPLEKTGKVVGVDLGVEKFVTTSDGVVIENSKLLDKREERIKLLQRRLSRRKRGSRNREKARLKLAKAYERLENTLADYIHKVTTWLVRNYDVIVVEELNTQRMVLDSFGRLRKHILYSKFSSFLYQLFYKAVRAGRKVVEVDPAYTSQTCSRCGYKVKLSLSDRVFCCPNCGFTVDRDYNASLNILRDGVGTAFLPVEGEPLLYVTFHEVVYSKFPLRSRKSSS from the coding sequence ATGTTCAAAACCAAGAAAAAGAATAAGAATACTATAACCTTATCTTATAAGTATAGAATATATCCAACACCCGAGGTAGAACAAAAACTCGCCAAGACGATGGAAACAGAAGCAAAAGTATACAACTCGTTATTGGATTACATAACAGAAAAGAAAAAACAAGGAATAAAAGTTACACAACTAGACACACAAAAATTACTCAAGAACATGAAAGAAAAACATGAGGTATACTCAAAAGCTTTACAAATGATAAACAACATACTCTGGTACAACATTAACTCTTTATCAAAATTGAAGAAGAATGGAAAGAAAGTAGGAAAACTAAGACATAAAAAGATATTCAAAATAATCTGGTACAATCAATCAGGATTCAAACTACAAGGGGACAAACTCTATCTGTCAAAAATAGGAGAAATCAAAGTACTCTTGCATAGGCCAATACGCGGAGAAATAAAAGGAGTCATCATAAAGAGAAGTAAAACAGATAAGTGGTATGCAATATTTCAAGTTGAGCAAGAAAAACAACCGCTCGAGAAGACTGGCAAAGTAGTTGGTGTTGATTTGGGCGTAGAGAAATTTGTTACAACGAGTGATGGTGTTGTGATTGAGAATTCTAAACTGTTAGATAAGAGGGAGGAAAGGATTAAATTGTTGCAGAGGAGGTTATCGAGAAGGAAGAGGGGTTCAAGGAATCGCGAAAAGGCTAGGCTGAAGTTAGCTAAGGCTTATGAAAGGCTTGAGAATACTCTTGCTGATTATATTCACAAGGTAACAACGTGGTTAGTGAGAAATTATGATGTGATAGTTGTTGAGGAGTTAAATACGCAAAGGATGGTGTTAGATTCTTTTGGTAGGTTGAGGAAGCATATTCTTTATTCTAAGTTTTCGTCTTTTCTCTACCAACTTTTCTACAAGGCTGTAAGAGCTGGTAGGAAGGTGGTGGAGGTAGATCCAGCGTATACGTCACAAACGTGTTCTCGATGCGGGTACAAAGTGAAACTGAGTTTGTCTGATAGGGTATTTTGTTGTCCTAATTGTGGTTTTACGGTTGATCGTGATTATAATGCTTCTCTAAATATTTTGAGGGATGGGGTTGGGACTGCCTTTCTGCCTGTGGAGGGGGAACCTCTGCTGTACGTCACCTTTCATGAGGTGGTGTATAGTAAGTTTCCCCTGAGAAGCAGGAAATCCTCATCGTGA
- a CDS encoding transposase, translating into MEKTFDNDKTIDFLKKLTYEITESFEVDVTEISIHKDHFHRVFKAKPTLNIPRYINTIKTITSREIQKNFPEVKLWKGHLCSSYFLAGQVTL; encoded by the coding sequence ATGGAAAAAACATTTGACAACGATAAAACAATAGACTTCCTAAAGAAACTAACATACGAAATTACTGAATCATTTGAAGTTGACGTTACTGAAATCAGTATACATAAAGACCACTTCCATAGGGTATTCAAAGCAAAACCAACACTAAACATACCAAGATACATAAACACAATAAAAACAATAACATCAAGAGAAATACAGAAAAACTTCCCAGAAGTAAAACTCTGGAAAGGACACTTATGTTCTTCATACTTCCTAGCTGGACAAGTAACACTCTAG
- a CDS encoding DUF973 family protein has product MSISNDIEGLNKLKDASIWLTVITLISTIGILYNSAAILSIVSLILLFIKGIPSLRDTFNSFSASGKEVSRGIGGLKYLPIGYILLFIAGIFLILDTISVLSINLVGSILFSIIGILLLIVGIIVIFISYLFIGLTLYDIGNFFSNDLIKIGGILSIIPVIDFVGWILIYLGADDAIRNINRNQTYVASYQPIYQTGNGILRFDGSAFFSIYSLVQGVQINSAILQEIGLNSLDIQPKILIHGTNNIFIKFPEISNIIPPRLYTIVLNLSNGQIVVVKVNLIQG; this is encoded by the coding sequence ATGAGTATAAGTAATGATATAGAAGGGTTAAATAAATTAAAAGATGCGTCAATATGGCTTACAGTTATTACGTTAATATCTACTATAGGGATTTTATATAATTCTGCGGCTATTTTAAGTATTGTCTCGTTAATCTTACTTTTTATAAAAGGAATTCCATCATTGAGAGATACTTTTAATTCTTTTAGTGCTTCAGGTAAAGAAGTTAGTAGAGGAATTGGTGGATTAAAATATCTTCCTATAGGTTATATACTTCTGTTCATAGCTGGGATATTTTTGATTTTAGATACAATTTCTGTTTTGAGTATAAATTTGGTTGGAAGTATATTATTTAGTATTATAGGAATTCTCTTACTTATAGTTGGAATTATTGTGATATTTATTTCATATTTATTCATAGGTTTAACTTTATATGATATAGGGAATTTCTTTAGTAACGATCTAATAAAAATAGGAGGAATTTTATCTATAATTCCGGTAATAGATTTTGTCGGATGGATTCTAATATACTTAGGAGCAGATGATGCAATTAGAAATATTAATAGAAATCAGACTTATGTAGCCTCTTATCAACCTATATATCAAACTGGAAATGGAATACTTAGGTTTGATGGAAGCGCGTTTTTCTCTATTTATTCTTTAGTTCAAGGAGTTCAAATAAACAGTGCAATACTACAAGAAATAGGACTGAATTCTCTAGATATTCAACCTAAAATTCTAATTCATGGAACAAATAATATCTTTATAAAGTTTCCAGAAATAAGTAACATAATCCCTCCTAGACTATATACAATAGTCCTTAACTTGTCTAACGGTCAAATAGTTGTAGTTAAGGTTAACTTGATACAAGGATAA
- a CDS encoding MFS transporter: MRSKYTTFVVILFLLTFSIRLTNNAISITIPLISKYELNFPIIFLGILLSAFSFTSFLSSILNSKLEDRTRTKVFRIASIIYLISFISFYITNRVLIWILDCIAGFSIGIIWPNLITYAGSVDEEIREKVIGLYSAFLSLSLIVGPAIESFILLKYSLNDIFLFLSIIAVIIPIVSFKIEFNDLNLTQNKNNERIIRSPAFIMTLLNNIMYDIPFGMISTFGGIYAISHFNASYSLAELIYAIFFIISFFTRLFFSFIISKNTNIIKIISFNAILTVIGLSLILLSNSIIYYILALIILGIPHGLTYYSSLILLSRNFSERNRANSYFSGTLLGLGSVGPFFLSSIVEGLGIRNTFLLITFGVISIFTVLLYLYSKK; this comes from the coding sequence GTGAGAAGTAAGTATACTACATTTGTAGTAATTCTATTTTTATTAACATTTTCTATTAGGCTAACTAATAATGCTATCTCAATTACTATACCCTTGATAAGCAAGTACGAATTAAATTTTCCGATTATCTTTTTAGGTATATTACTTTCAGCATTCTCTTTCACATCATTTCTTTCCAGTATCTTAAACTCTAAGCTTGAAGATAGAACAAGAACTAAAGTATTTAGAATTGCGTCTATAATCTATTTAATTAGTTTTATCTCATTTTATATTACTAATAGAGTATTAATCTGGATATTAGATTGTATAGCAGGATTTTCTATAGGTATTATATGGCCCAATTTAATTACTTACGCTGGATCAGTTGATGAAGAGATAAGAGAAAAAGTTATTGGGCTATATTCTGCCTTCCTTAGTCTATCATTAATAGTTGGCCCTGCAATAGAATCTTTCATTTTGCTAAAATATTCATTAAACGATATTTTTCTGTTTCTTTCTATTATTGCTGTAATCATTCCAATAGTATCGTTTAAGATTGAATTTAATGATCTTAATTTGACGCAGAATAAAAATAATGAGAGAATCATACGATCTCCTGCATTTATTATGACATTATTAAATAACATAATGTATGATATACCTTTTGGAATGATTAGCACGTTTGGAGGAATTTATGCTATTTCTCATTTTAATGCTAGTTATTCTTTAGCTGAGTTGATATATGCAATCTTCTTCATAATTTCATTTTTTACTAGATTGTTCTTTTCGTTCATAATAAGTAAAAATACAAATATAATAAAAATAATATCTTTTAATGCTATATTAACAGTTATTGGTCTCAGTTTAATTCTTTTATCTAATAGTATTATTTACTATATTCTTGCTTTAATAATACTGGGAATTCCACATGGTTTAACTTATTATTCTTCTTTAATTTTATTATCGAGAAATTTTAGCGAAAGAAATAGAGCAAATAGTTACTTTTCCGGGACATTATTAGGATTAGGAAGTGTTGGTCCATTCTTTTTATCTTCAATAGTTGAGGGATTAGGTATAAGAAATACTTTTCTCCTAATAACTTTTGGAGTTATCAGTATATTTACAGTTCTACTTTACCTTTATAGCAAAAAATAA
- a CDS encoding MFS transporter has product MVQYKWIALSNTSLGAFMAFMNANIVLISLPAIFRGIDINPFDSFQYLLWILFGYSIVSAILVVNVGRLSDIYGRVRMYNIGFAIFTIGSILLYITPGTGSIAALQLIAYRVVQAIGGSLLMANSAAILSEAFPPNQRGFALGLNGVIGIFGGVAGIIVGGILATIYWRDVFLVSVPIGILGTIWSLRSLKQLSPPNRHQKLDIPGNLLYAVALILILVGITYGILPYGSEVTGWGNPYVIASIISGLVLLGGFLFLERRVSDPMFRLELFKLRSFSASAIAILLAQLAFGGLQLMLVLLLQAIWLPLHGYSYSVTPFWAGIYLLPLLAGFGIMGSIAGRLSDKYGAKILATTGLVILGAGFLGLTTLPYDFSYPIFASIIFIMGIGNGLFVSPNMAALINSSPPQHRGSASGIRAMLTNTGSTLSIGIFFTIVIEVLYLLLPSTLTSALNAAGAPQLAPFMAKIPPTAAIFASFLGYNPVSAILSQLPSSVVSSISPHAISIITGNFWFPKVIAPAFMKSLKIAFYAGSAMAFSAAIASALRGKTIIYERDMQNTTVSNEK; this is encoded by the coding sequence ATGGTTCAATATAAATGGATTGCATTATCTAATACTAGTCTTGGAGCATTTATGGCATTTATGAATGCTAATATAGTATTAATTTCATTGCCAGCAATATTTAGAGGTATAGATATTAACCCATTTGATTCATTTCAATATTTATTATGGATTCTCTTTGGATATAGTATAGTATCAGCTATTCTTGTAGTAAATGTCGGTAGATTATCTGATATATATGGTAGAGTTAGAATGTATAACATAGGATTCGCAATTTTTACCATTGGATCAATTCTTTTATATATAACTCCAGGTACTGGAAGTATAGCAGCCTTACAATTAATAGCGTATAGAGTAGTACAAGCAATAGGTGGTTCACTCTTAATGGCAAATAGTGCAGCAATATTATCTGAGGCTTTTCCTCCTAATCAAAGGGGATTTGCATTAGGATTAAATGGAGTTATAGGGATTTTTGGAGGAGTAGCAGGAATAATTGTGGGAGGAATTTTAGCAACTATTTACTGGAGGGACGTATTTTTAGTTAGCGTACCTATAGGAATATTGGGTACAATATGGTCACTGAGATCCTTAAAGCAATTAAGTCCACCAAATAGGCATCAAAAGTTAGATATACCAGGTAATTTGTTGTATGCTGTAGCCCTAATCTTAATTTTAGTTGGCATAACATATGGCATATTACCTTATGGTTCAGAAGTGACGGGTTGGGGTAATCCTTATGTAATAGCTAGCATAATATCTGGCCTTGTCCTCTTAGGTGGTTTCCTGTTCTTAGAGAGAAGAGTTTCAGATCCAATGTTTAGGTTAGAATTATTTAAACTAAGATCATTTTCAGCCTCAGCAATAGCCATACTTTTAGCACAGTTAGCATTTGGAGGATTGCAATTAATGTTAGTATTATTATTACAAGCTATATGGTTACCGCTTCATGGTTATAGTTATTCAGTAACACCATTCTGGGCAGGAATATATTTACTTCCACTGTTAGCAGGATTTGGTATAATGGGGTCAATAGCCGGAAGATTGTCTGATAAATACGGTGCTAAAATATTAGCAACAACTGGGTTAGTAATTTTAGGAGCAGGATTTTTAGGTCTTACTACCCTTCCTTATGATTTCAGCTATCCGATATTTGCATCTATAATATTTATCATGGGAATAGGAAATGGATTATTTGTATCTCCAAATATGGCAGCTCTAATTAACTCATCTCCACCACAACATAGAGGTTCAGCCTCAGGAATTAGAGCTATGTTAACTAACACTGGAAGCACCTTAAGCATAGGTATATTCTTTACTATAGTTATAGAAGTACTCTATTTGCTCTTACCATCTACATTAACCTCAGCTCTAAACGCGGCAGGAGCACCACAATTGGCTCCTTTTATGGCTAAAATACCACCAACAGCAGCAATATTTGCTTCGTTCTTAGGCTATAATCCTGTTTCAGCTATACTATCTCAATTACCTTCTTCAGTAGTAAGTAGTATTTCACCTCATGCTATATCAATTATAACCGGTAACTTTTGGTTCCCTAAAGTTATAGCGCCAGCCTTTATGAAGTCTTTAAAAATAGCATTTTATGCTGGATCTGCAATGGCTTTTTCAGCCGCTATAGCTTCAGCATTAAGAGGTAAGACCATAATTTACGAAAGAGATATGCAAAATACAACTGTAAGTAATGAAAAATAA
- a CDS encoding Zn-ribbon domain-containing OB-fold protein, with product MWDDKRQITLKYQIPDDKIHHFSEELEKGKIFATRCPKCGATYFPPKQDCAKCRISNLDWIEIKNEGELLTYTIIYVKPASFSQYPDYIVGVATFPEGINVLAWVKGKKDNLRVGDKVNLKVEKRDEGYYSYYLQLIDN from the coding sequence ATGTGGGATGATAAAAGGCAAATAACTCTAAAATATCAAATTCCAGATGATAAAATACATCATTTCTCTGAGGAGTTAGAAAAAGGTAAAATTTTCGCTACAAGATGTCCTAAATGTGGTGCTACCTATTTTCCTCCAAAACAAGACTGTGCTAAATGCAGAATTTCCAATTTAGATTGGATAGAAATTAAAAATGAGGGCGAATTGCTAACATATACAATAATTTATGTGAAACCAGCATCCTTTTCACAATATCCCGACTACATAGTAGGTGTAGCTACATTTCCAGAAGGAATCAATGTACTAGCATGGGTAAAGGGGAAAAAGGATAATTTAAGAGTAGGAGATAAAGTTAATTTAAAAGTAGAAAAAAGAGATGAAGGATATTATTCATATTATTTACAACTTATTGATAATTAA
- a CDS encoding thiolase domain-containing protein translates to MTRNVAIIGTGHSKFGVRTDVNLQELAWEAIKQALEEANLEQKDIEYYTVGNMGLWSSEELPAPIVGEYSELTPKGTMRVEAACATGSAALRDAYLAVKSGEVDIAMAIGVEQMHQSKTPTVVELLGRAGNYFWEFENFGLTFPGYFALYATAYMNKYGLKEEDLGEIAIKAHHYGSLNPYAHLQKEITMKEYLNSKPVAWPLKLLDCSPITDGAAAIILASEDVAKKITDSPVWILSQGVASGPANISKRNDFTSMETTRYAAEIAYKKAKISKEDAWKYFDVAEVHDCFTIAEIIAYEDLGFAKRGEGVNLAREKQTYIGGKIPVNVDGGLKAKGHPIGATGISMNVTLARQLLYRAPNKHMQAEIKNGMAVAHNLGGTGHYAYVTILSTRRPEYVG, encoded by the coding sequence ATGACACGTAATGTAGCTATAATAGGAACTGGACATAGTAAGTTCGGTGTAAGGACTGATGTAAATTTGCAAGAACTAGCATGGGAGGCAATAAAACAAGCATTAGAGGAGGCTAACCTAGAACAAAAAGATATTGAGTATTACACTGTTGGCAATATGGGATTATGGAGCTCTGAAGAATTACCTGCCCCAATTGTGGGAGAATATTCTGAACTTACGCCTAAAGGTACAATGAGAGTTGAAGCTGCATGCGCTACAGGAAGCGCAGCATTAAGAGATGCTTACTTAGCGGTAAAATCTGGTGAAGTCGATATCGCTATGGCAATAGGTGTAGAACAAATGCATCAATCTAAAACTCCTACAGTAGTAGAATTATTAGGTAGAGCAGGAAATTATTTTTGGGAATTCGAGAATTTTGGACTAACTTTTCCAGGATATTTTGCACTATATGCTACAGCTTATATGAATAAATATGGATTGAAAGAAGAGGATCTAGGAGAAATTGCAATTAAGGCGCATCATTACGGATCTCTAAATCCATATGCTCATTTACAAAAAGAGATAACAATGAAAGAATATTTAAACTCTAAACCAGTAGCATGGCCTCTTAAACTTTTAGACTGTTCTCCTATAACTGATGGTGCTGCAGCCATAATTTTAGCCTCAGAAGACGTTGCTAAGAAAATTACAGATTCTCCAGTTTGGATATTATCTCAAGGAGTTGCATCGGGACCAGCAAACATTTCAAAAAGAAATGATTTCACTAGTATGGAAACCACTAGATACGCCGCAGAGATTGCGTATAAAAAAGCTAAAATATCAAAAGAAGACGCGTGGAAATATTTCGACGTGGCAGAAGTACATGATTGTTTTACTATAGCAGAAATTATTGCGTATGAAGATTTAGGTTTTGCCAAAAGAGGAGAAGGTGTAAATCTAGCTAGAGAAAAACAAACTTACATAGGAGGTAAAATTCCAGTTAATGTGGATGGTGGTTTGAAAGCAAAAGGGCATCCAATAGGTGCTACTGGAATAAGTATGAACGTTACGTTAGCTAGACAATTACTTTATAGAGCTCCAAATAAGCATATGCAGGCTGAAATAAAAAATGGAATGGCTGTAGCTCATAATCTTGGAGGTACTGGGCACTATGCTTACGTAACCATTTTATCTACTAGGAGGCCTGAATATGTGGGATGA
- a CDS encoding NAD(P)-binding protein: protein MKLFEPFYIRDLEIKNRIVMSPMITNLASPDGYPTDEHIMYFVRRSSVGLIITEYTYVNRIDARGSPNELGLYDDSLIPKFARLTDAVHDNNSRIFVQLVHVGRKTRKSLIWGNTPIAPSKVPLMDEVREMTEEDIDRVIDDFASASERAEKAGFDGIELHGAHGYLIAQFLSPAVNKREDKYKDGVVFLDELIKEVKSRVSIPVGMRISVTEFDQQGLNPELVNKILLRVQDKLDYIHFSAGRDGPLGGSSSFYYKRLSYLEEAKIARNKITKPTLLAGSILTLEDAEKALEVVDAVVLARQILAEPEWPLRIMNGLPIRPCIRCNQLCRLLSTREVRCDVNPELGWEIFGLERGEGEVNVVGAGVMGMEIARVLAMRGFQVNLYEKENKLGGQFNEIRDPYKKSEFFKLIDYYEKELNRLGVKIHFNSEVDQNNNNKKENVIYAIPKERQPEFKEYKGEKILVNSNLYAYQDYVFEWAKYNEVYVTENTFKGLDRNRSYLLREKYNELGVKIIKDQINADIVINDIRKNQPSIGDSIARAYWLGKTYKLSH from the coding sequence ATGAAACTATTTGAGCCTTTCTACATTAGAGATCTAGAAATAAAGAATAGAATAGTAATGTCTCCAATGATAACTAATCTAGCTTCACCAGATGGCTATCCAACAGACGAACATATAATGTACTTTGTTAGGAGATCATCAGTAGGTCTTATTATTACAGAATATACATATGTTAATAGAATAGATGCTAGAGGTTCACCTAACGAATTAGGTCTTTATGACGATTCTCTAATACCTAAATTTGCTAGGTTAACAGATGCAGTACATGATAATAATTCTAGGATCTTCGTACAATTAGTTCACGTAGGTAGAAAAACTAGAAAGAGTTTAATCTGGGGAAATACTCCAATAGCTCCATCAAAAGTTCCATTAATGGATGAAGTAAGAGAAATGACAGAAGAAGACATAGATAGAGTAATAGATGATTTCGCGTCAGCGTCAGAAAGAGCTGAGAAAGCAGGATTTGATGGAATAGAACTTCATGGAGCTCATGGATATTTAATAGCTCAATTTTTATCTCCAGCAGTAAATAAGAGAGAAGATAAATATAAAGATGGAGTAGTCTTTTTAGACGAGCTAATCAAAGAAGTGAAAAGTAGAGTTAGCATACCTGTTGGGATGAGAATTTCAGTAACTGAATTTGATCAGCAAGGATTAAATCCAGAATTAGTAAATAAAATATTATTAAGAGTACAAGACAAATTAGATTACATTCATTTCTCTGCAGGAAGAGACGGTCCTTTAGGTGGATCATCGTCATTCTATTACAAAAGACTAAGCTATCTAGAAGAGGCTAAAATAGCAAGAAATAAAATAACTAAGCCAACGTTATTAGCAGGATCTATACTTACTTTAGAAGATGCAGAAAAAGCATTAGAAGTAGTAGATGCAGTCGTATTAGCAAGACAGATCTTAGCAGAACCAGAATGGCCATTAAGAATAATGAATGGATTACCAATAAGGCCATGTATAAGATGTAATCAACTTTGCAGATTATTATCTACAAGAGAAGTAAGATGTGATGTGAATCCAGAATTAGGATGGGAAATATTTGGCTTAGAAAGAGGTGAAGGAGAAGTAAACGTAGTAGGTGCTGGAGTAATGGGAATGGAAATTGCCAGAGTATTAGCAATGAGAGGATTTCAAGTAAATTTATATGAAAAAGAGAATAAATTGGGAGGTCAGTTCAATGAAATCAGAGATCCATACAAAAAATCGGAATTCTTTAAATTAATTGATTATTATGAAAAAGAACTGAATAGACTTGGAGTAAAAATTCATTTTAATTCAGAAGTAGATCAGAATAATAATAATAAAAAAGAAAACGTAATTTATGCGATACCTAAAGAAAGACAACCTGAATTCAAAGAATATAAAGGAGAAAAAATCTTAGTAAATTCCAATCTCTATGCATATCAAGACTATGTGTTTGAGTGGGCTAAATACAATGAAGTTTACGTAACAGAAAACACGTTCAAAGGATTAGATAGAAATAGAAGTTATTTACTCAGAGAGAAATATAATGAACTTGGAGTAAAAATAATAAAAGATCAAATCAATGCAGATATAGTTATCAACGATATAAGGAAAAATCAGCCTTCTATTGGCGATTCAATAGCTAGAGCTTATTGGTTAGGTAAAACTTATAAATTAAGTCATTAA
- a CDS encoding MupG family TIM beta-alpha barrel fold protein, which produces MASIGFSVFPGWKEIFERQKEMIIKGENLGYTEIFFGIGRGVHTKSTLEAASNAKQLLKIANKLGYYSFVDINPDILNELGASPRNMGIFKEIGFSAVRVDYGFKIDDILKIQDIGIEINPYEFPLDRLEYFLDKIDDPERVKACHNYYPSKGSGISLKELIEKSKPFVELDIPVAAFISVPSVKSDTTVEELREKDPSESAKILFDTGVISRVLIGDANPTDEEMEKLSSIKITF; this is translated from the coding sequence ATGGCATCAATAGGGTTTTCTGTTTTTCCAGGATGGAAAGAGATTTTTGAAAGACAAAAAGAAATGATAATAAAGGGAGAAAATTTAGGATACACTGAAATATTCTTTGGAATAGGAAGAGGAGTTCACACAAAGTCTACATTAGAAGCAGCTAGTAATGCAAAACAATTATTAAAAATTGCTAATAAATTAGGCTATTATTCATTTGTTGATATTAATCCAGATATTTTAAATGAATTAGGTGCAAGTCCTAGGAATATGGGAATTTTTAAGGAAATAGGATTTTCGGCAGTAAGAGTAGATTATGGATTTAAAATAGATGATATCTTGAAAATTCAAGATATAGGAATAGAAATTAATCCCTATGAATTTCCATTAGATAGATTGGAATATTTCTTAGATAAAATTGACGACCCAGAAAGAGTAAAAGCATGTCATAATTATTATCCTTCTAAAGGATCTGGAATAAGTCTTAAAGAATTAATAGAAAAGAGCAAACCATTTGTTGAACTAGACATTCCAGTTGCTGCTTTTATTTCAGTTCCTTCAGTAAAAAGTGATACTACAGTAGAAGAGTTAAGAGAAAAAGATCCATCTGAATCTGCTAAAATATTATTTGATACTGGCGTAATAAGCAGGGTATTAATAGGCGATGCAAATCCTACAGATGAAGAAATGGAAAAATTATCGTCAATAAAAATAACATTCTAA